GCATTGCGTCGAGCACGCCATCGCCTCCGGCGACAAGGCCGATCAGCGCCGCAAGGTCGCGGAGCTGATGGACGTCATGGGCCGGGCGGGGCGGTAGTACTGCTCTTCACCCTCCCCTGGAGGGGGAGGGTCGATAGCATGAGCGAAGCGAATGCTATCGGGGTGGGGTGATCTTCGGCGAACGCGGGATTCACCCCACCCCGCTCGCTAACGCTCGCGACCCTCCCCCTCCAGGGGAGGGTGAAGCAAGCTACTTCGTCGAACAGCCGACGATGCTGTAAGCTGGGCAATAGCCGATCAGCGCGGTGAGAATCGGCACCACGCCGATCCAGCCGACCCAGGACCAGCTCGTGCCCGGCGCGATATAGCCGAGCGCGAAGGCGATCAGGGCAAGCCCCACGATGATCCGCGCGAGGCGGTCGATCGTTCCGACATTGGCAGTCATGCTCTCTCTCCTTGTTATCGTACGGAACTATTCCGCGGGCACCGCGCGGATGTGCGGTGATGCGGGCTGCGTCGAGGCAAGGTCGCCGTCGACGTCATTGCCCATGTCGTCGCGCCACGGCCGCCAGGCCTCGAGCGCGACGAGCACAAGCGCGATAAGCACGGCAAAGCCGAGCGCGCCGGCCCAGTAGGGAATTCCGAAGAGCTGGCTGAAGATCAGCTTGCCGCTCGACTGGCCAAGGAAGCTCTTGCTCAGCGCCGGCTCGGCGTAGGAATAGGCAACGGCGCCGAACAGGCCGCCGAC
The Pseudolabrys sp. FHR47 genome window above contains:
- a CDS encoding DUF2892 domain-containing protein — translated: MTANVGTIDRLARIIVGLALIAFALGYIAPGTSWSWVGWIGVVPILTALIGYCPAYSIVGCSTK